Proteins encoded together in one Pseudomonas sp. TCU-HL1 window:
- a CDS encoding L-threonylcarbamoyladenylate synthase has translation MSQFFQVHPENPQPRLIKQAVEIIRAGGVIVYPTDSSYALGCLIGDKGAVERIRRLRRLDEKHNFTLVCRDLSEIGLFAKVDTAAFRLIKAHTPGPYTFILSATREVPRMLMHPKRRTIGMRVPDHPIALALLEQLGAPLMSTSLILPGEELPMSDPYEMRQILEHQVDLIIDGGHGGLAASTVINLSEGKPEVVRVGCGDPQPFLDED, from the coding sequence GTGAGTCAATTTTTCCAGGTACACCCGGAGAATCCACAGCCGCGCCTGATCAAGCAGGCCGTGGAAATCATCAGGGCGGGGGGCGTGATCGTCTATCCCACCGATTCGTCGTACGCCCTGGGCTGCCTGATCGGCGACAAGGGTGCAGTGGAGCGCATCCGTCGCCTGCGCCGACTCGATGAAAAGCACAATTTCACGCTGGTATGTCGGGATCTGTCCGAGATCGGCCTCTTCGCCAAAGTGGATACCGCCGCGTTCCGCCTGATCAAGGCCCACACACCGGGGCCTTACACCTTCATCCTCAGCGCCACCCGCGAAGTGCCGCGCATGCTGATGCACCCGAAACGGCGAACCATCGGCATGCGGGTGCCTGACCATCCCATCGCCCTGGCCTTGCTGGAGCAACTGGGCGCGCCGCTCATGAGTACCAGCCTGATCCTGCCTGGCGAAGAACTGCCCATGAGCGATCCCTACGAGATGCGGCAGATTCTCGAACACCAGGTGGACCTGATCATCGACGGTGGCCATGGCGGCCTGGCCGCGTCCACGGTGATCAACCTCTCCGAAGGCAAGCCCGAGGTGGTGCGCGTGGGCTGCGGGGACCCGCAACCCTTCCTCGATGAGGATTGA
- a CDS encoding GGDEF domain-containing protein has translation MVPPTQTNTIDFDAAKLQRLGLSGKRPPKLRPLSLAELRRQLTLLLQTSLEVERIVSLFFGEVQRLVPLDALAYQHQSSDLHLEYGSRASHSAGYRLTHEGEYLGELIFRRNQRFDELELNQLESLLAALLFPLRNALLYRTAIQSALRDPLTDTGNRIAMEQTLQREVDLARRNLQPLSVLMLDIDHFKRINDEYGHSTGDEVLKAVATTLKARLRNVDMVFRFGGEEFLVLLSGTCRESAALVGERLRMGILELQCLVQGRPLDLSISLGCATLLPAESVESLLRRADNALYVAKREGRNRLSMAG, from the coding sequence ATGGTTCCTCCCACCCAGACCAACACCATCGATTTCGACGCCGCCAAGCTGCAGCGCCTCGGCTTATCCGGCAAGCGCCCACCCAAGCTGCGCCCCCTCAGCCTGGCGGAGCTGCGCCGGCAACTGACCCTCCTGCTGCAGACCAGCCTGGAAGTGGAGCGTATCGTCAGCCTGTTCTTTGGCGAGGTGCAGCGCTTGGTTCCGCTCGATGCCCTGGCCTACCAGCACCAGAGCAGCGATCTGCACCTGGAATACGGCAGCCGCGCCAGCCATTCGGCGGGATACCGCCTGACCCACGAGGGCGAGTACCTGGGTGAACTGATCTTCCGCCGCAACCAGCGCTTCGACGAGCTCGAGCTGAACCAGCTGGAGTCCCTGCTCGCCGCCCTACTCTTCCCGCTGCGCAATGCCTTGCTCTACCGCACTGCAATCCAGAGCGCTCTGCGCGACCCGCTGACCGACACCGGCAACCGCATTGCCATGGAGCAGACCCTGCAGCGCGAAGTTGACCTGGCGCGACGCAACTTGCAGCCGTTGTCGGTGCTGATGCTGGACATCGACCACTTCAAGCGCATCAACGACGAATACGGCCACAGCACGGGCGACGAAGTATTGAAGGCTGTGGCGACGACGCTGAAGGCGCGCCTGCGCAACGTCGACATGGTGTTTCGCTTCGGCGGTGAAGAGTTCCTGGTGCTGCTTTCCGGCACCTGCCGCGAATCGGCAGCCTTGGTCGGCGAGCGCCTACGCATGGGCATCCTCGAACTGCAATGCCTGGTACAGGGCCGCCCGCTGGACCTGTCCATCAGCCTCGGCTGCGCAACCCTGCTGCCGGCGGAATCGGTGGAAAGCCTGCTGCGCCGCGCGGACAACGCCCTCTACGTAGCCAAGCGCGAAGGCCGTAACCGGCTGTCGATGGCAGGCTGA
- a CDS encoding septation protein A, protein MKQFIDFIPLVLFFIVYKLEPRAIELAGHTYMLGGIFSATAVLIISSVIVYGAIFLLQRRLEKGQWLTLAACLVFGGMTLAFHSETFLKWKAPVVNWLFALAFAGSHFIGDKPLIQRVMGHALSLPQAIWVRLNLAWIAFFLICGFANLFVAFTFHEFWVDFKVFGSLGMTVLFLVGQGVYLARHIHDGEPEKPQQ, encoded by the coding sequence GTGAAACAATTCATCGACTTCATCCCGCTGGTCCTCTTCTTCATCGTCTACAAACTGGAACCGCGCGCCATCGAGCTTGCCGGGCATACCTACATGCTAGGCGGTATTTTCAGCGCCACAGCAGTTCTGATCATCAGTTCCGTCATCGTCTATGGCGCGATCTTCCTGCTCCAGCGCCGCCTGGAAAAAGGCCAGTGGCTGACCCTGGCGGCCTGCCTGGTCTTCGGTGGTATGACCCTGGCGTTCCATAGCGAGACCTTCCTCAAGTGGAAAGCGCCCGTGGTGAATTGGCTCTTCGCCCTGGCCTTCGCCGGTAGCCACTTCATCGGCGACAAGCCGCTGATCCAACGCGTAATGGGCCATGCCCTGAGCCTGCCACAGGCCATCTGGGTACGCCTGAACCTGGCCTGGATCGCCTTCTTCCTCATCTGCGGCTTCGCCAACCTGTTCGTGGCGTTCACCTTCCACGAGTTCTGGGTGGACTTCAAAGTCTTCGGCAGCCTCGGCATGACCGTGCTCTTCCTGGTCGGCCAGGGCGTCTACCTGGCCCGTCACATCCATGACGGCGAACCCGAAAAGCCCCAACAATAA
- a CDS encoding YciK family oxidoreductase, which yields MFQYSARPDLLKDRVILITGAGRGIGAAAARTFAAHGATVLLLGKTEASLNAVYDEIEAAGHPQPAVIPFNLETAQPHQYDELAATLEAEFGRIDGVLHNASILGPRTPIEQLSGDNFMRVMQVNVNAMFMLTSTLLPLLKLSRDGSVVFTSSSVGRKGRAYWGAYAVSKFATEGLMQVLADEVDGIANVRANSVNPGATRTSMRAQAYPGENPENNPEPAEIMPVYLYLMGPDSTGVNGQAFDAQ from the coding sequence ATGTTCCAGTATTCCGCCCGCCCCGACCTGCTCAAGGATCGGGTCATCCTGATCACCGGTGCCGGTCGCGGCATCGGCGCCGCCGCCGCCAGGACGTTCGCCGCCCATGGCGCGACCGTATTGCTGCTGGGCAAGACCGAAGCCAGCCTGAACGCCGTCTATGACGAAATCGAAGCGGCCGGCCACCCGCAACCCGCCGTGATCCCGTTCAATCTGGAAACGGCCCAGCCGCACCAGTACGACGAGCTGGCGGCCACCCTGGAAGCCGAGTTCGGACGCATCGATGGCGTGCTGCACAACGCCTCCATTCTCGGCCCGCGCACGCCCATCGAGCAGCTCTCTGGCGACAACTTCATGCGTGTCATGCAGGTCAACGTCAACGCCATGTTCATGCTGACCAGCACCCTGCTGCCGCTGCTCAAGTTGTCCAGGGACGGTTCGGTGGTCTTCACATCCAGCAGCGTCGGCCGCAAGGGCCGTGCCTACTGGGGCGCCTATGCGGTGTCCAAGTTCGCCACCGAAGGCCTGATGCAGGTCCTGGCCGACGAAGTGGACGGCATTGCCAACGTACGCGCCAATAGCGTCAACCCTGGCGCCACCCGCACCAGCATGCGCGCCCAGGCCTATCCGGGCGAAAACCCCGAAAACAATCCGGAACCTGCCGAGATCATGCCGGTCTACCTCTATCTCATGGGGCCTGACAGCACGGGCGTGAACGGCCAGGCTTTCGACGCACAATGA
- a CDS encoding PHP domain-containing protein gives MQIDLHCHSTASDGALAPAALVARAHERGVRLLALTDHDTLEGLDEAREAALALDMQLINGIELSCTWGGATIHVLGYAFAADAPALLQAIADLHRGRWSRAEEIARRLAAKGMPGALEGARAVQQELGDSGNAPARPHFAEFLVRNGHVRDRAEAFRKWLGAGKLGDVKQHWPALAEAVGTLREAGAWISLAHPWQYNFTGAKRRKLVTDFIQAGGHALEVVNGLQPAEQVGSLAVLAREFGMLVSAGSDFHAPCDWSELGMYRPLPDDLPPIWGRFRHALSPTAAL, from the coding sequence ATGCAGATCGACCTGCATTGCCACAGTACGGCCTCCGACGGTGCCCTGGCCCCCGCGGCCCTGGTTGCCCGCGCCCATGAGCGCGGCGTTCGCCTGCTGGCGCTGACCGACCACGACACCCTGGAAGGCCTGGACGAGGCCCGTGAGGCAGCCCTTGCACTGGACATGCAGCTGATCAACGGCATTGAGCTTTCCTGCACCTGGGGCGGGGCCACCATTCATGTCCTCGGCTATGCCTTCGCTGCCGATGCTCCGGCGTTGCTGCAGGCCATTGCCGACCTTCATCGTGGCCGCTGGTCGCGGGCCGAGGAGATCGCCCGCCGCCTGGCGGCCAAAGGCATGCCTGGCGCCCTGGAAGGTGCCCGGGCAGTGCAGCAGGAACTGGGTGATAGCGGCAACGCGCCAGCGCGCCCGCACTTCGCGGAGTTTTTGGTCCGCAATGGCCATGTTCGCGACCGCGCCGAGGCGTTTCGCAAATGGTTGGGCGCTGGAAAGCTGGGGGACGTCAAGCAGCATTGGCCTGCCCTCGCCGAAGCGGTCGGCACCTTGCGTGAGGCGGGCGCCTGGATCAGCTTGGCGCACCCGTGGCAGTACAACTTCACCGGCGCCAAGCGGCGCAAGCTGGTGACGGACTTCATTCAGGCGGGTGGTCACGCACTGGAAGTGGTCAATGGCCTGCAGCCAGCGGAGCAGGTCGGCAGCCTGGCTGTGCTGGCGCGAGAGTTCGGCATGCTGGTCAGTGCCGGTAGTGATTTCCATGCACCCTGCGATTGGTCGGAGCTGGGCATGTACCGACCCTTGCCGGATGACTTGCCGCCGATCTGGGGGCGCTTCCGCCATGCACTCAGCCCTACTGCTGCCCTCTGA
- a CDS encoding segregation and condensation protein A, which translates to MEVFLEAFEGPLDLLLYLIRKQNIDILDIPVAAITHQYMAYVELMKSVRLELAAEYLVMAAMLAEIKSRMLLPRSNAVEEEEDDPRAELIRRLQEYERFKAAAEGIDQLPRVGRDLIVPRVDAPDARARKLLPDVALEEVLLSMAEVLRRADMFESHQVTREALSTRERMSEVLEKLKGGAFVPFVVLFTVEEGRLGVVVTFMAVLELIKEQLVELVQNEPFAPIHVRARAE; encoded by the coding sequence CTGGAAGTCTTCCTGGAAGCGTTCGAGGGGCCTCTTGACTTGCTGCTGTACCTGATCCGCAAGCAGAACATCGACATTCTCGATATCCCCGTGGCCGCCATCACCCACCAGTACATGGCCTATGTCGAGCTGATGAAGTCGGTACGCCTGGAACTGGCCGCCGAGTACCTGGTGATGGCCGCCATGCTGGCCGAGATCAAGTCGCGCATGCTGCTGCCGCGCTCGAACGCGGTGGAAGAGGAGGAAGACGATCCGCGCGCCGAGCTGATCCGCCGTCTCCAGGAGTACGAACGCTTCAAGGCTGCTGCCGAGGGTATCGATCAATTGCCTCGCGTAGGGCGCGACCTCATCGTGCCGCGCGTGGATGCGCCGGATGCGCGGGCGCGCAAGCTGCTGCCGGACGTCGCCCTGGAAGAGGTCCTGCTGTCCATGGCCGAGGTGCTGCGCCGCGCGGATATGTTCGAAAGCCATCAGGTCACCCGTGAGGCGCTGTCCACCCGCGAGCGCATGAGCGAAGTCCTGGAAAAGCTCAAGGGCGGGGCCTTCGTGCCCTTCGTCGTGCTGTTCACGGTCGAAGAAGGCCGCCTTGGCGTCGTGGTCACCTTCATGGCAGTGCTGGAGCTGATCAAGGAGCAACTGGTGGAACTGGTGCAGAATGAGCCGTTCGCCCCCATCCACGTTCGCGCCAGAGCTGAGTAG
- the rluB gene encoding 23S rRNA pseudouridine(2605) synthase RluB codes for MSEVEYSPAGEKLQKVLARMGLASRRDIEAWITEGRVKVNGEAATLGQRVDRHDAISVDGRLLKREEEVESVRRVLIYNKPEGEVCTRDDPEGRPTVFERLPRLKAGRWINIGRLDINTTGLLLFTTDGELANRLMHPSYEMDREYAVRVRGEVTEEMLENLKKGVMLDDGPAKFTDIKEAPGGEGFNHWYHCVVMEGRNREVRRLWESQGLVVSRLKRVRFGPVFITSDLTMGRWREMSQGEVDIISTEVGLKPVALPAMKGKFREKLDRLQRKSAKPVGARAPRHEGDERPARGPRSEGSERPARAPRRDGDERPARGPRSEGGERPARAPRRDGDERPARAPRRDGDERPARGPRSEGGERPARAPRRDGDERPARAPRSTPVADRPRDVNKKRPAKSHGERPPVELADRPARKPQRPQHKRSGPAGGDGQRPGFGRKR; via the coding sequence ATGAGTGAAGTCGAATACAGCCCCGCAGGGGAGAAGCTGCAGAAGGTCCTGGCCCGCATGGGGCTGGCCTCGCGCCGCGATATCGAGGCCTGGATTACCGAAGGCCGGGTGAAGGTCAACGGCGAAGCGGCCACCCTGGGCCAGCGCGTCGACCGCCATGACGCCATCAGCGTCGATGGCCGCCTGCTCAAGCGCGAGGAAGAAGTCGAAAGCGTCCGTCGCGTGCTGATCTACAACAAGCCGGAAGGCGAAGTCTGCACCCGCGACGATCCGGAAGGTCGCCCGACCGTGTTCGAGCGCCTGCCGCGTCTGAAAGCAGGCCGCTGGATCAACATCGGTCGCCTGGACATCAACACCACTGGCTTGCTGCTCTTCACCACTGACGGTGAGCTGGCCAATCGCCTGATGCACCCTTCCTACGAGATGGACCGCGAGTACGCCGTGCGCGTGCGCGGCGAAGTCACCGAGGAGATGCTGGAGAACCTCAAGAAAGGCGTGATGCTCGATGACGGTCCGGCGAAGTTCACCGACATCAAGGAAGCGCCGGGCGGTGAAGGCTTCAACCATTGGTACCACTGCGTGGTGATGGAAGGCCGCAACCGTGAAGTGCGCCGCCTCTGGGAATCCCAGGGCCTGGTGGTCAGCCGCCTGAAGCGCGTGCGCTTCGGCCCGGTGTTCATCACCTCCGACCTGACCATGGGTCGTTGGCGCGAAATGAGCCAGGGCGAGGTGGATATCATCAGCACCGAAGTCGGCCTCAAGCCGGTGGCCCTGCCTGCGATGAAGGGCAAGTTCCGCGAGAAGCTGGACCGCCTGCAGCGCAAGTCGGCCAAGCCGGTCGGTGCGCGCGCTCCGCGACATGAGGGCGATGAGCGCCCGGCTCGTGGTCCGCGCAGTGAAGGCAGCGAGCGTCCTGCTCGTGCGCCGCGTCGCGACGGTGATGAGCGTCCGGCGCGTGGTCCGCGCAGCGAAGGTGGCGAACGCCCGGCCCGTGCTCCACGCCGCGATGGCGATGAGCGTCCGGCTCGCGCGCCGCGTCGCGACGGTGATGAGCGTCCCGCTCGTGGTCCGCGCAGCGAAGGCGGTGAGCGTCCGGCCCGTGCGCCGCGACGTGACGGCGATGAGCGTCCAGCACGCGCACCGCGTAGCACGCCGGTCGCCGACCGTCCGCGTGATGTGAACAAGAAGCGTCCGGCCAAATCCCACGGCGAGCGTCCGCCGGTGGAGTTGGCGGATCGTCCGGCCCGCAAACCCCAGCGTCCGCAGCACAAGCGCAGCGGCCCCGCAGGTGGTGACGGCCAGCGTCCGGGTTTCGGTCGCAAGCGCTGA
- a CDS encoding PA2779 family protein — protein MKLLTLMFSAILMLACLSLASVTTAQAGMIGTDEAASVQQQSNDHARIDAFLSKSAVQDEMRAMGVDAATARARVQALTPAEAAQLAQKIDALPAGGNISTTDFIIILLVIILVAILL, from the coding sequence ATGAAACTCTTAACCCTGATGTTCAGTGCCATCCTCATGCTCGCCTGCCTCAGCCTGGCGTCGGTGACTACGGCCCAGGCCGGCATGATCGGCACAGATGAAGCGGCCTCTGTCCAGCAACAATCGAACGATCACGCCAGAATCGATGCATTCCTCAGCAAGTCTGCCGTTCAGGACGAGATGCGCGCCATGGGCGTGGATGCCGCGACGGCCCGCGCCAGGGTCCAGGCCCTGACGCCCGCAGAGGCCGCTCAACTGGCGCAGAAGATCGATGCGCTACCGGCCGGCGGCAACATCAGCACTACCGACTTCATCATCATCCTGTTGGTGATCATTCTGGTAGCGATCCTGCTGTGA
- the scpB gene encoding SMC-Scp complex subunit ScpB has protein sequence MNLNDPKELASLLEAFLLASGKPLSLERLAELFEEAERPELSVIRSALAILGRSCSGRAFELREVASGYRLQIRERFSPWVGRLWEERPQRYSRAMLETLALVAYRQPITRGEIEDIRGVAVNSQIVKTLLEREWIRVVGYRDVPGKPAMFATTRAFLDHFNLKSLEELPPLAALRELEPEPVLALDDGDAPVPEGLQARADAELSGKPREETSFRSLLAELDTMEEGLKTDFDDLLLAADDEEEAVAAEEDDESLPDETLH, from the coding sequence ATGAACCTCAACGACCCCAAGGAGCTCGCGTCGCTGCTGGAAGCCTTCCTCCTGGCGTCCGGCAAGCCCCTGTCGCTGGAGCGCTTGGCCGAACTCTTCGAGGAGGCTGAGCGCCCTGAGCTGTCGGTGATCCGTTCGGCCCTGGCCATCCTCGGGCGTAGCTGCTCGGGCCGCGCCTTTGAGTTGCGCGAGGTCGCCTCCGGCTACCGGCTGCAGATTCGCGAGCGCTTCTCGCCCTGGGTTGGCCGGCTCTGGGAGGAGCGGCCGCAGCGCTACTCGCGCGCCATGCTGGAAACCTTGGCCCTGGTGGCGTATCGGCAACCCATTACCCGTGGCGAGATCGAAGACATTCGTGGCGTTGCGGTCAACAGTCAGATTGTCAAGACGCTGCTGGAGCGGGAGTGGATTCGGGTTGTCGGCTATCGCGATGTGCCTGGCAAGCCGGCCATGTTCGCGACCACACGCGCTTTTCTCGACCACTTCAACCTGAAGAGCTTGGAAGAGCTGCCGCCGCTGGCCGCCCTGCGCGAGCTGGAGCCCGAGCCGGTGCTTGCGCTGGATGACGGCGATGCGCCGGTGCCCGAAGGGTTGCAGGCGCGGGCGGATGCCGAGCTGTCCGGCAAGCCGCGCGAGGAAACCAGTTTTCGCTCCCTGCTGGCCGAGCTGGACACCATGGAGGAGGGCCTCAAGACCGACTTCGATGATCTGCTGCTCGCCGCTGACGACGAAGAAGAGGCCGTTGCCGCCGAAGAGGACGACGAGTCGCTGCCGGACGAAACCCTGCACTGA